From a region of the Triticum aestivum cultivar Chinese Spring chromosome 7D, IWGSC CS RefSeq v2.1, whole genome shotgun sequence genome:
- the LOC123166139 gene encoding cysteine synthase, with protein MATGEGADGTGRRGVPSLLADGGTGQEEHIASDVTQLIGWTPLIELKRIAGKEGVGARIVGKIEAYQPLCSVKDRSALRMIEDAEEKGLISPGVTTLVEPTSGNLGLGLVLIALSKGYRFVAVMPGQYSLDKQILLRYMGAELFITDPTLGFPGITDKVEQLKKELPNVHVLDQFSNPANPDAHIRWTGPEIWKDTAGKVDIFVAGSGSGGTVSGVGKYLKMQNPNVKIICVEPAESPVISGGEPGKHKIQGIGPGFLPEILDTSVIDETVTVTTEDAMTNARRLAMEEGLLVGISSGANLAACLKVAAREENKGKMIVTMFPSGGERYMNSDLFATVREECIAMTF; from the exons ATGGCTACGGGGGAGGGGGCGGACGGGACTGGCAGGAGAGGGGTCCCTTCCCTGCTTGCCGACGGCGGGACCGGGCAGGAGGAGCACATCGCCTCCGACGTCACCCAG CTGATAGGATGGACGCCACTGATCGAGCTGAAGCGGATCGCCGGGAAGGAGGGGGTGGGTGCCCGCATCGTCGGCAAGATCGAGGCCTATCAGCCCCTCTGCTCCGTCAAGGACCGCAGCGCTCTCAG GATGATCGAGGATGCTGAAGAGAAAGGGCTGATTTCACCCGGTGTCACGACTCTAGTCGAGCCGACCAGCGGTAATTTGGGCCTGGGATTGGTCCTGATTGCTCTTAGCAAAGGCTACAGGTTCGTCGCGGTGATGCCGGGCCAATACTCGCTTGATAAGCAGATCTTGTTGAGATACATGGGTGCTGAGTTGTTCATAACTG ATCCAACACTTGGGTTTCCTGGAATAACCGACAAGGTCGAACAGCTCAAGAAAGAATTACCAAACGTACACGTTCTTGATCAGTTCTCAAATCCAGCAAATCCTGATGCACACATCAGATGGACTG GACCCGAGATTTGGAAGGATACTGCTGGCAAGGTGGACATATTTGTTGCCGGTTCAGGCTCAGGAGGCACGGTATCTGGTGTCGGAAAGTATCTGAAGATGCAAAACCCAAATGTGAAGATCATTTGTGTGGAACCTGCAGAGAGTCCTGTTATTTCAG GTGGAGAACCAGGAAAACATAAAATCCAGGGAATAGGACCAGGATTCTTACCTGAGATCTTGGACACCTCGGTCATCGATGAGACGGTCACTGTGACCACCGAGGATGCAATGACGAATGCGAGGAGGTTGGCAATGGAAGAAGGCCTGCTTGTGGGCATATCTTCTGGGGCGAACTTGGCAGCTTGCTTGAAG GTCGCAGCAAGAGAAGAGAACAAGGGGAAGATGATTGTGACCATGTTCCCGAGCGGGGGCGAGAGATACATGAACTCTGACCTCTTTGCAACTGTAAGAGAGGAGTGTATTGCCATGACCTTTTGA